From Perognathus longimembris pacificus isolate PPM17 chromosome 4, ASM2315922v1, whole genome shotgun sequence, one genomic window encodes:
- the Igfbp5 gene encoding LOW QUALITY PROTEIN: insulin-like growth factor-binding protein 5 (The sequence of the model RefSeq protein was modified relative to this genomic sequence to represent the inferred CDS: deleted 1 base in 1 codon), whose protein sequence is MVLTTVLLLLAAYVGPAQGLGSFIHCEPCDEKALSMCPPSPLGCELVKEPGCGCCMTCALAEGQSCGVYTERCAQGLRCLPRQDEEKPLHALLHGRGVCLNEKSYREQAKIERDSREHEEPTTSEMAEETYSPKIFRPKHTRISELKAEAVKKDRRKKLTQSKFVGGAENTAHPRVIAAPEMRQESEQGPCRRHMEASLQELKASPRMVPRAVYLPNCDRKGFYKRKQCKPSRGRKRGICWCVDKYGMKLPGMEYVDGDFQCHTFDSSNVE, encoded by the exons ATGGTGCTCACCACGGTCCTCCTGCTGCTGGCCGCCTATGTGGgaccagcccagggcctgggctctttcatACACTGCGAGCCCTGCGATGAGAAAGCTCTCTCCAtgtgc ccccccagccccctgggctgcGAGCTGGTCAAAGAGCCCGGCTGCGGCTGCTGCATGACGTGCGCCCTGGCAGAGGGGCAATCGTGCGGCGTCTACACCGAGCGCTGCGCCCAGGGCTTGCGCTGCCTCCCCCGGCAGGATGAAGAGAAGCCTCTGCACGCCCTGCTGCACGGCCGCGGGGTTTGCCTCAACGAAAAGAGCTACCGCGAGCAAGCCAAGATCG AGAGAGACTCTCGCGAGCATGAGGAACCCACCACCTCCGAGATGGCTGAGGAGACCTACTCCCCCAAGATCTTCCGCCCGAAGCACACACGCATCTCCGAGCTGAAGGCCGAGGCCGTGAAGAAGGACCGCAGAAAGAAGCTGACCCAGTCCAAGTTTGTGGGCGGCGCTGAGAACACTGCCCACCCCCGGGTCATCGCCGCACCTGAGATGAGACAGGAATCGGAGCAG GGCCCCTGCCGCAGACACATGGAGGCCTCGCTGCaggagctcaaagccagcccacgcatgGTGCCCCGTGCAGTGTACCTGCCCAACTGTGACCGCAAAGGATTCTACAAGAGAAAGCAG TGCAAGCCATCCCGTGGCCGCAAACGTGGCATCTGCTGGTGCGTGGACAAGTATGGCATGAAGCTGCCAGGCATGGAGTACGTCGACGGAGACTTTCAGTGCCACACCTTCGACAGCAGCAATGTGGAGTGA